In one window of Aceticella autotrophica DNA:
- the bioA gene encoding adenosylmethionine--8-amino-7-oxononanoate transaminase produces the protein MDKMEELQKRDLAHIWHPCSQMKDYEELKPIVIKRGKGAYLYDINGKAYLDAVSSWWVNLFGHSNKRINNAIKAQIEKLEHVIFANFTHEPAIELAERIVKITPEGLNKVFFSDNGSSAVEVALKMSFQYHQQSGGRNRTKFACLSNAYHGETLGALSVGDLDLYSRVFKPILLDTIRVEGPDCYRCRYGRRNKSCNAECFEYMERTIEENHEVLCGVIIEPLIQCAAGMKIYPPIYLKKLRQLCDKYDIHLIADEIAVGFGRTGKMFACEHAGISPDIMCLSKGLTAGYLPLALTLTTNKIYSAFYSDYTELKAFMHSHSYTGNPISCAVACESLNIFEDEDILKKNQQKSEYIWKKVSKIAHNHPFVGDYRQLGMVGAIELVEDKENKKGFDWKRRVGYQIYKIGLGNGIIIRPLGNVIYFMPPYVVRYEDIDFMIEATFKSINSYFQIDF, from the coding sequence ATGGATAAAATGGAGGAATTGCAAAAACGGGATCTGGCTCATATATGGCATCCCTGTTCACAAATGAAAGATTATGAGGAATTAAAGCCTATTGTTATTAAAAGGGGAAAGGGAGCTTATCTTTATGATATAAATGGCAAAGCATATCTTGATGCTGTTTCTTCTTGGTGGGTAAACCTGTTTGGACATAGCAATAAGAGAATAAATAATGCTATAAAAGCACAAATAGAAAAGCTCGAGCACGTGATTTTTGCGAATTTTACGCATGAACCTGCCATTGAATTAGCCGAAAGAATTGTAAAAATTACTCCGGAAGGATTGAATAAGGTGTTTTTTTCAGACAATGGTTCATCTGCTGTGGAGGTTGCTCTCAAAATGAGTTTTCAATACCATCAGCAATCGGGTGGAAGAAACAGGACAAAATTTGCATGTCTGTCAAATGCATATCATGGAGAGACACTGGGAGCTTTATCGGTGGGAGACCTGGATTTATACAGCAGGGTGTTCAAACCTATTTTATTGGATACAATCAGGGTTGAAGGTCCGGATTGCTATAGGTGCAGGTATGGAAGGCGCAATAAGAGCTGCAATGCAGAATGCTTTGAATATATGGAACGGACCATTGAAGAAAACCACGAAGTCTTATGTGGTGTGATTATTGAGCCGCTTATACAGTGTGCAGCAGGAATGAAAATATATCCACCAATATATCTGAAAAAACTCAGGCAATTGTGTGATAAATATGATATTCATTTGATTGCGGATGAAATTGCCGTTGGATTTGGAAGAACAGGAAAAATGTTTGCTTGTGAGCATGCCGGAATCAGCCCTGACATCATGTGCCTTTCAAAAGGGCTGACGGCGGGCTATCTTCCGTTGGCGCTTACGCTTACAACCAATAAAATCTATAGCGCTTTTTACTCTGATTATACTGAGCTTAAAGCCTTCATGCACAGCCACAGCTATACGGGAAATCCAATTTCCTGTGCGGTAGCCTGTGAATCACTCAACATATTTGAAGATGAGGATATTTTAAAGAAAAATCAGCAAAAATCTGAATATATTTGGAAAAAGGTGAGTAAAATAGCCCATAATCATCCTTTTGTTGGAGATTATAGACAGCTTGGGATGGTAGGAGCGATTGAGCTTGTGGAGGATAAAGAGAATAAGAAGGGGTTTGACTGGAAGAGACGAGTGGGGTATCAGATATATAAAATTGGACTTGGAAACGGCATTATCATAAGACCTCTTGGCAATGTCATTTATTTTATGCCTCCATATGTTGTTAGATATGAGGATATTGATTTTATGATTGAGGCAACCTTTAAATCTATTAATAGTTATTTTCAAATTGACTTTTAA
- a CDS encoding DedA family protein encodes MDNSSIFFRIIVDYGYLALFIALIIEGTGMPGPVELFFLAAGYLISKGQMNFTSVILVAAAGNVTGNAIAYMIGAKKGRAFVERYGKYLKISVKDLEGMDKWFSKYGGLTVFLGRIIGLPRTPAIWASGISKMNFKVYFIYSALADLIWSAFWTSVAYLAAYQMLKINLFGKEYPIWYYFATTIAFMLFLYIIWRLFLWMKERYLT; translated from the coding sequence ATGGATAATAGCAGTATCTTTTTCAGAATAATAGTTGACTATGGTTATTTAGCGCTTTTTATTGCTTTAATAATAGAAGGCACAGGGATGCCGGGACCCGTTGAGCTATTTTTTCTTGCGGCAGGATATCTGATATCGAAAGGGCAGATGAATTTTACATCTGTTATTTTGGTTGCGGCTGCCGGGAATGTAACAGGAAATGCTATAGCATATATGATAGGAGCAAAAAAAGGAAGGGCATTTGTTGAACGATATGGCAAATATTTAAAAATTTCCGTAAAGGACCTTGAAGGTATGGATAAATGGTTTTCAAAATATGGAGGTTTGACGGTTTTTTTAGGGCGTATTATAGGTTTACCGAGAACACCGGCTATATGGGCTTCCGGTATCAGCAAAATGAATTTTAAAGTATATTTTATTTATTCTGCGCTTGCTGATTTGATATGGTCAGCTTTCTGGACAAGTGTTGCATATCTTGCCGCATATCAAATGCTTAAAATAAATTTATTTGGAAAAGAATATCCCATATGGTATTATTTTGCCACGACGATTGCTTTTATGTTATTTTTGTATATTATATGGAGGTTATTTTTGTGGATGAAAGAAAGATATTTGACATAA
- a CDS encoding GNAT family N-acetyltransferase, translated as MDERKIFDISIKIVKDIKTLIESEDAWEGLKDNANIYPFNTFEWIINWWKYFGNGKKMFILLFKNDCKIIGIAPLMITFGEMGFPIKRIKFIGSNNSDYIDFIVRDGYEDIFYKTLIRYLEEVINPYTVLDLEHIPENSGIYSYIKAGHFYYDYDIQDICPYIKLPPTWDEYLSMLDGKFRRNLNYETRRFFKEYDGSFSYVKNPDIIENSMEVLIKLHQERWRNRHLPGVFYSKRIRDFHKDVAKSMLKKDCLSLFELKNGEKIVASILSYHMDRRRYYYISGYDLEYSRRSVGTVALGLAVKYSIEVGDEVFDFLRGDEEYKKSWTDLKKKNFRFVAAFPSKIGRLYINYIIAENKLINKIKDKFSK; from the coding sequence GTGGATGAAAGAAAGATATTTGACATAAGTATTAAGATAGTTAAAGATATAAAAACATTAATAGAAAGTGAAGATGCATGGGAAGGACTGAAAGACAATGCGAACATATACCCGTTTAACACCTTTGAATGGATTATTAACTGGTGGAAATATTTTGGGAATGGCAAAAAGATGTTTATTCTTCTTTTTAAGAATGATTGTAAAATAATCGGTATCGCACCATTAATGATTACATTTGGAGAAATGGGATTTCCTATTAAAAGAATAAAATTTATCGGTTCAAATAACAGTGATTATATTGATTTTATTGTAAGAGACGGATATGAAGATATATTTTATAAAACATTGATAAGGTATTTAGAAGAAGTGATAAATCCTTATACTGTACTGGACCTTGAACATATCCCAGAGAACAGTGGTATATATTCATATATAAAAGCAGGGCATTTTTATTACGATTACGATATTCAAGATATATGTCCGTACATAAAATTACCTCCTACATGGGATGAATATCTTAGTATGCTTGATGGCAAGTTTAGGCGGAATCTAAACTATGAAACAAGAAGATTTTTTAAAGAATATGATGGCAGTTTTTCATATGTAAAAAATCCTGATATTATAGAAAATTCAATGGAGGTGCTTATTAAGCTGCACCAAGAGAGGTGGAGGAATAGACATCTTCCTGGTGTTTTTTATTCAAAGCGTATCAGGGATTTTCATAAAGATGTGGCAAAATCTATGCTTAAAAAAGATTGTTTAAGTCTATTTGAACTTAAAAATGGAGAAAAAATCGTTGCAAGTATATTAAGTTATCATATGGATAGAAGAAGATATTATTACATAAGTGGTTATGACCTTGAATACAGCAGAAGAAGTGTTGGTACTGTTGCATTAGGATTAGCTGTAAAGTATTCAATAGAGGTTGGAGATGAGGTATTTGATTTTCTGCGGGGTGATGAGGAATATAAAAAAAGCTGGACAGATTTAAAAAAGAAAAACTTTAGATTTGTTGCAGCATTTCCGTCAAAGATTGGCAGGCTATATATAAATTATATCATTGCAGAGAATAAACTTATAAATAAAATAAAGGATAAATTCTCCAAATAA
- a CDS encoding DUF881 domain-containing protein: MKGKVFQAMLLSLVFIIIGFMISVQFKTIQGQNKFAASTNDSRVEELTQQLKNATDEKKTLEQQIEELNKKINALDNTSSKTDAAIDTITQDLNKYKAIAGFTKMTGPGVIVTVNDSDIQPKNGEDPNMFLVHDEDLVNIVNTLKVGGAEAISINGQRLIATSEIRCVGPTININSTTYAPPYIIKAIGNPDTLVASLNIKGGIIETLKYYGIKVDIQKSDNLEIPAFINPINFKYAKIANK, from the coding sequence ATGAAAGGGAAAGTCTTTCAAGCCATGTTACTTTCGTTAGTCTTTATTATTATAGGTTTTATGATTTCCGTGCAATTTAAAACTATTCAAGGTCAAAACAAGTTTGCAGCTTCTACTAATGACAGCAGAGTAGAGGAACTTACACAGCAATTAAAAAATGCTACTGATGAAAAGAAAACACTTGAACAGCAAATTGAAGAATTGAATAAAAAAATAAATGCTTTAGATAATACTTCATCAAAAACTGATGCAGCAATAGATACAATCACACAAGATTTAAACAAATATAAGGCAATAGCCGGATTTACAAAAATGACAGGTCCCGGCGTTATTGTAACGGTTAATGACAGTGATATTCAACCAAAAAATGGAGAAGACCCTAATATGTTCTTGGTACACGATGAAGATTTAGTAAACATAGTAAATACATTAAAGGTTGGAGGAGCCGAAGCAATTTCAATAAACGGTCAAAGACTTATAGCAACATCAGAAATCAGATGTGTGGGTCCAACCATAAATATTAATTCTACAACATATGCTCCTCCATATATTATCAAGGCTATAGGGAACCCTGATACATTAGTTGCGTCCCTAAACATTAAAGGCGGCATCATAGAAACCCTAAAATACTATGGTATCAAGGTTGATATTCAAAAATCCGACAACTTAGAAATTCCTGCATTTATAAATCCTATTAATTTCAAATATGCCAAGATAGCAAATAAGTAA
- a CDS encoding LysM peptidoglycan-binding domain-containing protein: MPYPYCPSGRYWKVAPGDTLWYIAQKTGSSVDELLKLNPGIDPYNLQIGQVICLPPIIPYGKTPECPTGVYWEVAPGDTLWNIAQRVGTTVDKIMALNPYIDPMNLQVGQIICLPVPGEN; encoded by the coding sequence ATGCCATATCCATATTGTCCATCAGGACGTTATTGGAAAGTTGCACCTGGTGATACATTATGGTATATAGCACAAAAGACGGGCAGTTCTGTTGATGAATTGTTAAAACTTAATCCCGGAATTGACCCTTATAATCTTCAGATAGGTCAGGTTATATGCTTGCCGCCGATTATTCCATATGGTAAGACACCGGAATGCCCAACAGGTGTATATTGGGAAGTTGCACCTGGCGATACATTGTGGAATATTGCACAAAGGGTTGGAACTACCGTTGATAAAATAATGGCTTTAAATCCCTATATAGACCCTATGAATTTGCAGGTGGGACAGATTATTTGCTTGCCTGTTCCTGGGGAAAATTAA
- a CDS encoding PhoH family protein, with amino-acid sequence MKKKYVLDTNVLLHDPMSIYNFEDNEIIIPAVVVEEIDDKKRYQDEVGRNARLVARILDDVRKKGKLNEGVDLGNGGTLKIELNHISMDEIRQHFVDVTNDNRILAVALNIHLEEKKKENPMPTVLVSKDIIMRVKANSLGIASEDYLSDKIVNYDELYTGFISVDVHPSLIDSFYIEKYLKKDDIEQLREVKDLYPNEYVIFKDMFGSNKSAVSRYNKASDTFEHLYSPETVWDVAPRNVQQKMAIDLLLRDDISIVTMTGKAGTGKTLLALACGLLKTQDEKKFNKLLIARPIVPMGNDIGYLPGDKDEKLKPWIKPIYDNFEYLFRGRKSNTNIEDIIAGIKNIEIEALTYIRGRSIPKQFIIIDEAQNLTRHEIKTIISRVGEESKIVLIGDPDQIDNPYLDATSNGITQVVDKFKEFEISGHVTLIKGERSKIAELAAKVL; translated from the coding sequence TTGAAAAAAAAATATGTTCTTGATACAAATGTATTATTGCATGATCCTATGTCTATCTATAATTTCGAAGATAATGAAATAATAATTCCGGCTGTTGTAGTTGAAGAAATTGACGATAAAAAAAGATATCAAGATGAGGTTGGAAGAAACGCAAGGTTAGTCGCAAGAATTCTTGATGATGTAAGGAAAAAAGGAAAACTTAACGAAGGAGTTGACCTTGGAAATGGTGGCACTTTAAAGATTGAATTAAATCATATTTCTATGGATGAGATAAGACAGCATTTTGTTGATGTGACAAATGATAACAGGATTTTGGCGGTTGCATTGAATATACACCTTGAAGAAAAGAAAAAAGAAAATCCTATGCCGACGGTACTTGTATCAAAGGATATTATAATGAGGGTGAAAGCTAACTCCCTTGGAATTGCATCTGAGGATTATCTCTCAGATAAGATTGTCAATTATGATGAATTGTATACGGGTTTTATATCTGTTGATGTACATCCTTCTTTGATAGATTCGTTTTATATTGAAAAATATTTAAAAAAGGATGATATTGAACAGCTTAGAGAGGTAAAAGACCTTTATCCAAACGAATATGTAATATTTAAAGATATGTTTGGCAGTAATAAATCTGCTGTTTCCAGATATAACAAGGCAAGCGATACTTTTGAACACCTATATTCACCGGAAACCGTCTGGGATGTTGCTCCAAGAAATGTACAACAAAAAATGGCAATTGACCTGCTGTTAAGAGATGATATTTCTATTGTTACAATGACGGGAAAGGCTGGAACAGGGAAGACATTATTGGCACTTGCATGTGGGCTTTTAAAAACACAGGACGAAAAAAAATTTAATAAATTATTAATTGCAAGACCTATTGTTCCAATGGGAAACGATATAGGATATTTGCCGGGAGATAAGGATGAAAAACTAAAACCATGGATAAAGCCAATATATGATAATTTTGAATATCTCTTCAGAGGAAGGAAAAGCAATACAAATATAGAAGATATAATAGCAGGCATAAAAAATATTGAGATTGAGGCATTGACATATATAAGGGGAAGGAGTATTCCGAAGCAGTTTATAATAATAGATGAAGCGCAAAATTTGACAAGGCATGAAATAAAAACGATAATATCAAGGGTAGGGGAGGAAAGCAAGATTGTTCTTATAGGGGACCCGGATCAGATTGATAATCCCTATCTTGATGCTACCAGCAACGGGATAACGCAGGTTGTGGATAAATTTAAAGAATTTGAAATTTCAGGACATGTCACATTGATTAAAGGTGAAAGGTCAAAGATTGCAGAACTGGCGGCAAAAGTTTTATAA
- a CDS encoding tryptophan transporter produces MILCALLLAIGYILHYVTPPILGFMKPDFLLSMLFISLLIVDDIKIDYITGILAGIITAITTSMPGGQIANPIDKIVTTTVIILIIKLLKDRMNDKVLSAIVGIIGTLVSGAVFLSVVALVAGLPKAFYLLFVTIVLPATLVNTLVTLIGYSIIKKIAKYEKTAIK; encoded by the coding sequence ATGATTCTTTGCGCACTTCTGCTTGCGATAGGATATATTCTTCATTATGTAACACCGCCAATCCTTGGATTTATGAAACCGGACTTTTTACTATCTATGTTATTTATATCGTTGCTGATTGTTGATGATATAAAGATAGATTATATTACCGGTATACTTGCTGGTATAATAACAGCAATTACAACATCAATGCCGGGTGGGCAAATAGCAAATCCTATAGATAAAATTGTTACAACAACGGTCATAATACTTATAATTAAATTATTAAAAGACAGGATGAATGATAAGGTATTATCAGCTATAGTTGGAATAATAGGCACACTGGTGTCTGGAGCAGTATTTTTGTCTGTTGTAGCACTTGTAGCAGGACTTCCAAAGGCATTTTATCTGCTTTTTGTTACGATAGTACTTCCGGCAACATTAGTAAATACTTTAGTAACGTTAATAGGTTACAGTATAATAAAGAAAATAGCTAAATACGAAAAAACCGCAATAAAATAA
- a CDS encoding pyridoxal phosphate-dependent aminotransferase → MNHEEKVAKRAKSIEISTIRYFFNMVKEVPGAISLTIGEPDFVTPKHIMDAAIKALKEGKTGYTVNPGLIELRGEISRYLSERYNIIYNPDNEILVTIGATEAIYVAINTLIEEGDEVLIPQPSFVAYDPCTKLAGGKSVFVPTYEDDNFVLKADVLEKYITKRSKVLILPYPSNPTGAVLPKELMEEIAAVVKKHDLIVITDEIYSELIYAGFKHVSFASLPNMWERTVTINGFSKAYAMTGWRLGYIAAPDYFVSHMTKVHQYDVTAAATMCQYAGIEAMKNGSEDIRIMRDEYDRRRKYLLQSMSEIGLKCFEPKGAFYLFPSIKKTGLTSTEFAKRLLHEAKVAVVPGNAFGESGEGYVRMAYATSMENLEECVKRIKGFMKKF, encoded by the coding sequence GTGAACCATGAAGAAAAGGTAGCAAAACGTGCAAAATCAATAGAGATATCTACCATACGGTATTTTTTTAATATGGTTAAAGAGGTACCCGGTGCGATATCCCTTACAATAGGTGAGCCGGATTTTGTAACACCGAAGCATATCATGGATGCAGCTATAAAAGCACTTAAAGAAGGAAAAACGGGTTATACTGTAAATCCCGGTTTGATTGAATTAAGAGGAGAAATTTCAAGATATCTTTCCGAAAGATATAATATAATCTATAATCCGGATAATGAAATTCTTGTTACAATAGGAGCAACAGAGGCAATATATGTAGCGATAAATACCCTCATAGAAGAAGGAGATGAGGTTTTAATACCACAGCCTTCATTTGTTGCTTATGACCCCTGTACAAAGCTTGCAGGAGGAAAATCGGTTTTTGTACCTACTTATGAAGATGATAACTTTGTATTAAAAGCAGATGTACTTGAAAAATATATTACAAAAAGGTCTAAGGTATTGATTTTGCCATATCCCAGCAATCCAACCGGAGCAGTTTTGCCGAAAGAGCTTATGGAGGAGATTGCAGCAGTTGTTAAAAAGCATGACCTTATTGTAATAACAGATGAGATATATTCAGAATTAATATATGCCGGATTCAAGCATGTAAGTTTTGCATCACTTCCTAATATGTGGGAGAGGACTGTAACCATAAACGGTTTTTCTAAAGCATATGCCATGACAGGCTGGAGACTTGGCTATATAGCTGCACCAGATTATTTTGTATCACATATGACAAAAGTCCATCAATATGACGTAACGGCTGCTGCTACCATGTGCCAGTATGCAGGTATAGAGGCAATGAAAAATGGAAGTGAAGATATAAGGATTATGAGGGATGAATATGACAGAAGAAGGAAATACTTACTTCAAAGCATGTCGGAAATAGGACTTAAATGCTTTGAACCCAAAGGAGCATTTTATTTATTTCCTTCAATAAAGAAAACAGGTCTTACATCAACAGAATTTGCAAAAAGGCTTTTACATGAGGCAAAGGTGGCAGTAGTACCGGGAAATGCCTTTGGGGAAAGCGGAGAGGGCTATGTAAGAATGGCATATGCCACATCAATGGAGAATCTTGAAGAGTGTGTAAAAAGAATAAAGGGTTTTATGAAAAAATTTTAA
- a CDS encoding IS1634 family transposase, whose amino-acid sequence MKLYYDRKSKDPTYFIQIGIRNGNKTTTKNVVRIGKYSELLAITDDPLAYAKKQVEDYNKRYKEGKIDMSLKINFNEKLTFTGDTASKSALLNVGYFILQKIYQDLKVRDFFDSIKNNSKITFDCNTINRFLTFARILDPKSKLGTFDRLDSYYEQPSFEYQHILRFMDVLVENYDNYLEHLFLTSGNIVKRNTSVCYFDCTNYYFESEDEDDEYVDEVTGEILKGLRRYGPSKEHRPNPIVQMGLFMDGNGIPISMCINPGSDNEQKCAVPLEQKITRMFKGKQFIYCADAGLGSFNIRKYNSMGGRAFIVTQSVKKLSEKLQKAVFNDYDYRRLSDDSHITIKHMKEFDRFNAENSSLYNDIAYKILDADCAVDIGLCEEKVFKNGKSRMVKSKAVLKQRIIITFSRKMMEYQRHIRNAQIERARKILSDKNVEDVKKGPHDVTRFIKRISTGKDGEKASDHYEIDQSVIDTEEKYDGYYAVATNLDDDAKTILGINSNRYKIEDCFRVLKTNFRARPVYHRNRNRIIAHFMICYTALLVYRLLENKLDQYGTHFTTEEILETLRNMNVMNTQDVFYTATYMGSKVCTALNGVFDLGLDKKYYLPKELNKKIKKISG is encoded by the coding sequence ATGAAGCTATATTATGACAGAAAGTCTAAAGATCCCACTTACTTTATTCAAATAGGAATTCGAAATGGCAATAAAACCACTACAAAGAATGTAGTCAGGATCGGAAAATACTCAGAATTACTTGCTATCACCGACGATCCACTTGCTTATGCCAAGAAACAGGTGGAAGATTATAACAAGCGATACAAAGAAGGCAAAATAGACATGAGCTTAAAGATCAATTTTAATGAAAAGCTTACTTTCACAGGGGATACCGCTTCTAAATCAGCCCTCCTTAATGTAGGCTATTTTATCCTGCAGAAGATCTATCAGGATTTAAAAGTCCGTGATTTCTTTGATAGCATAAAGAATAATTCTAAGATTACCTTTGACTGTAACACCATTAACCGCTTCCTCACGTTTGCCAGAATCTTAGATCCCAAATCAAAGCTTGGAACCTTTGATAGGCTTGATTCCTATTATGAACAGCCCTCATTCGAGTATCAGCACATATTGCGTTTTATGGATGTATTGGTAGAAAACTATGACAATTATCTGGAACACTTATTTTTAACCAGCGGAAACATCGTAAAAAGAAACACTTCTGTTTGCTACTTTGACTGTACCAACTATTACTTTGAATCAGAAGATGAAGATGATGAATACGTGGACGAAGTAACCGGCGAAATTCTCAAAGGTCTCCGAAGATATGGTCCGTCTAAGGAGCATCGTCCAAATCCCATCGTCCAGATGGGGCTGTTTATGGATGGAAATGGTATTCCTATATCAATGTGCATTAATCCCGGTTCTGACAATGAACAAAAATGTGCTGTTCCTCTGGAACAAAAGATTACAAGGATGTTCAAAGGAAAACAGTTTATTTATTGTGCAGATGCAGGACTGGGTTCCTTTAATATAAGAAAATATAACTCCATGGGCGGAAGAGCCTTTATCGTAACGCAGTCCGTCAAAAAACTTTCTGAGAAGCTGCAGAAAGCAGTTTTTAATGATTATGATTATCGGAGACTTTCTGATGATTCCCATATTACTATCAAACACATGAAGGAATTCGACAGATTCAATGCAGAAAATTCTTCGCTTTACAATGACATAGCTTATAAAATACTGGATGCAGACTGTGCTGTAGATATTGGATTGTGTGAGGAAAAAGTATTCAAGAACGGGAAGTCCAGGATGGTAAAGTCCAAGGCAGTTCTTAAGCAAAGAATTATTATCACTTTTTCTAGAAAAATGATGGAGTATCAGCGACACATAAGAAATGCACAGATTGAAAGGGCAAGAAAAATTCTTAGTGACAAGAATGTCGAGGATGTTAAAAAGGGCCCTCATGATGTTACAAGATTTATAAAAAGAATCTCAACAGGAAAAGATGGAGAAAAAGCTTCTGACCACTACGAAATTGACCAGTCTGTCATTGATACAGAGGAAAAATACGACGGATACTATGCAGTCGCCACAAATTTAGATGATGATGCCAAAACAATACTTGGAATTAATTCTAACCGATATAAAATAGAGGACTGTTTCAGGGTACTGAAAACAAATTTCAGGGCAAGACCCGTATATCACAGGAATCGAAATCGTATTATTGCACATTTTATGATTTGCTACACAGCACTATTGGTTTATCGGCTCCTGGAAAACAAACTCGACCAGTATGGCACCCATTTTACAACAGAAGAGATATTAGAAACATTAAGGAACATGAATGTTATGAACACACAAGATGTATTTTATACAGCCACCTACATGGGAAGTAAAGTATGCACTGCATTAAATGGTGTGTTTGACTTGGGTTTGGACAAGAAATACTATCTGCCAAAGGAGTTAAATAAAAAAATTAAAAAAATTTCCGGATAG